The Terriglobia bacterium genome has a segment encoding these proteins:
- a CDS encoding sigma-70 family RNA polymerase sigma factor, whose amino-acid sequence MSDPNETQGLLERARGGDQAAFEELFQRHRARLRRAIAMRMDRRVAARVDASDILQDTYLEAIRRLPKYIRQEGMPFYLWLHWIAREKVLALHRRHLGAEKRRVTHEVARLPVDSSAEFVSGIADRSPSPSQELARVELAERLRVALGQLDDEERDLILWRHFEQLSARDMAQLLQITEAAASKRYLRAVERLRNILIDLGVSRPG is encoded by the coding sequence ATGAGCGATCCGAATGAGACCCAGGGACTTCTCGAGCGAGCCCGGGGCGGCGACCAGGCGGCATTTGAGGAACTCTTTCAACGACACCGGGCGCGGTTGCGGAGGGCCATCGCCATGAGGATGGACCGGCGTGTGGCTGCCCGGGTGGACGCCTCGGACATCTTGCAGGACACGTATCTGGAGGCCATCAGGCGTCTGCCGAAATACATCCGGCAGGAGGGAATGCCCTTCTATCTATGGCTTCACTGGATTGCGCGGGAAAAGGTGCTGGCGCTGCATCGCCGCCACCTCGGAGCCGAAAAGCGCAGGGTCACTCATGAAGTCGCCCGCTTGCCGGTGGACAGCTCGGCGGAGTTCGTGAGCGGCATTGCGGATCGCTCTCCGTCACCGAGCCAGGAACTTGCCAGGGTTGAGCTTGCCGAGCGGTTGCGCGTGGCCCTGGGCCAGCTCGACGACGAGGAACGCGACCTGATCCTTTGGCGTCATTTTGAGCAGCTCAGCGCGCGCGACATGGCCCAACTGCTGCAGATAACGGAGGCTGCCGCAAGCAAGCGGTACCTGAGGGCCGTGGAACGATTGC